TGGTCGGCGCGGACGGCGGGAAGAGCTTCGTGCGCAAGGCGCTGGGGATCGCGTTCGAGGGGACCACTGACGAGTCGATCCGGATGCTGCTGGGCGACGTCTCGGCGGAGGGGCTCGACCACGGCTCGGCGTACTGGTTCGCGAAGGCGGACGAGCCGATGTCCGGCGTCGCGTTCACGCCGCTTGCCGGCACGCCCTACTTCCAGTTCGCCTCCCCGCTCGGCGACGGCGACGCGGGCACCTCGCTGAGCGCGTTGCAGGAGCACCTCGACGCGGTGTCCGGCGGCGGGATCCGGCTGCTCGACCTGGCGTGGTCCACGGTGTGGCGGCCGAACATTCGGCTGGCCGCGGCGTTCCGGAAGGGCCGGGTGTTCCTCGCCGGGGACGCCGCGCACGTACACCCGCCGACCGGCGGACAGGGGCTGAACACCGGCGTGCAGGACGCGTACAACCTCGGCTGGAAGCTAGCCGACGGCTCGCCCGAGCTGCTGGACAGCTACGAGGCGGAACGACGCGCGGTCGCGGCGCGGGTGTTGGGGGTCAGCACCGCGTTGCTGGAGAAGTACAAGGAGGGTGCCGAGGATGCGCACGAACGCGGCCCGGAGACGCAGCAGCTCGACCTGACCTACCGGGGCGGGCCGCTGTCCCCGGCCGGCACGGGGGCGTTGCAGCCGGGGGACCGGGCGCCGGACGCGCCGCTCGTGGACGCGAACGGCAAGAGCGTGCGGCTGTTCGAACTGTTCCAGGGTCCACATGCGACAGAACTGGTCTTCGGCGACGGGCCGCTCGGGACGGAGCATCCGGCGTACCGGATCCTGCCGAAGGGGGCCGCGGGTGAGTTCGTGGACGCGGGCGGCCACGCGTACGCGGCGTATGAGGGTGCGCCGGGGAAGCGGGTTCTGGTGCGGCCGGACGGGTACGTGTGGTCGGTCAGCTGACCGCGTGCTCGGCGGCTTCGATGCGGTGCCAGACGTCGAGCCAGGTGTCGCGGGCGCGGGCGCGTTTGGCCAGTTCGTGTTCGACAATCCGGCCCGCTACGAAACCGACCTCCGCATCCGCGTCGGTCAGCACGCCGCGCACCTTCTCCGCGGCGAAGACCGCGTCCTGGTGATCGCCCAGCACGGTCTGGAATTTGCGGGTCGCCTTGATCAGTTCGGACAGCTTCCCGGCCTGCTTCTTCTTAGCTGCGGACCGCGCCAATTCGGCGGTGTAGCGGAGTTTCTTGCCGTGGATGCGCAAGGCGTGCAGGTCGTCGTCCGGAGGATTCGGGGGGAGAGCGGCGACCGCGCGGGCGAGTTTCCGGTACGGCTTTCGCACGTCGGCGGCCAGCCCGGGCTTCTCGGACGGCGTTTCGTCGATCTCGTGCTCGGCGGCGCGGGACAGCTGGGCGATGCTCTGCAGCAGGGTCGCGTACCGAGGGCTCGACAGCGCGCGGTTCAACCGGCGGCGGGCGGTGGTGCGTTCGGAGACGAAACGGGACACCAGGCGTCGTCCGGCGGGCTGGTCCCGGACGTCGAACTCGGCGATCACCTCGCGCAGGTGACCGATCAGCACGTCGTAGTCGCGGACCTCGCCGAGGACCTGGCCCAGCCAGCCGAGGTCGGCGCGCACCGGTTCGGCGGTGGGCCCGATCAGCGCGCCGGTCGATTTCAGCACGCTCCGCATCCGCCGCTGCGCCACGCGCATCTGGTGCAGATCTTCCGGATCTGTCCCGGCCCGGGTGCCTGGTTCGCGGGACAGCAGCTCGCGCAGTTCGTGGTCGAGTTTGGCGCGGACGTGCGCGGCGGCCGGGGCCTCGGGCCCCGCTTTCGCCGGTTCGGCGGGGAGCCCGAGAGCGGCCGGCGTCGTCGGTTCCGGCGTTCGGCGGCGGCTGGTCGCTTCGGAAGTCACCTGGTCAATGGTAGGTGAACGACGTTCGCGGCGGAGCCCGCCGAAACAGCGAGAGGGTGCGCTTCCGCGGCGGGAAGCGCACCCTCTCGAACAGCTGGATCAGTTGGCGTGCAGTGCCTCGTTCAGCTGGATGCCGACGCCGCCGCGCGGCACGACCTCGACCGCGCCGGTCGCCGAGTTGCGCCGGAAGACCGCGCCGGAGATGCCGGACAGCTCGCGGGCCTTGACCGTCTTGCCGTCGACCTCGACCTTGGTGCCCGCGGTGACGTACAGCCCGGCCTCGATCACCGAATCGTCGCCGAGGGAGATGCCCGCGCCGCCGTTCGCGCCGATCAGGCAGCGTTCGCCGATCGAGATCACCTCGGTGCCGCCGCCGGACAGGGTGCCCATGATCGACGCGCCGCCGCCGACGTCGCTGCCGTCGCCGACCACCACGCCCGCCGAGATGCGGCCCTCGACCATCGACGCGCCGAGCGTGCCCGCGTTGTAGTTCACGAAGCCCTCGTGCATCACGGTGGTGCCGGAGGCGAGGTGCGCGCCGAGCCGCACGCGGTCGGCGTCGGCGATGCGGACGCCGGTCGGCAGCACGTAGTCGACCATCCGGGGGAACTTGTCCACGCCGTACACGGCGACCGCGCCGCGCGACCGCAGCCGCAGCCGGGTCTGCTCGAAGCCCTCGACCGGGCACGGGCCGTGGCTCGTCCACACGACGTTGGCCAGCAGGCCGAAGATGCCGTCGAGGCTTTGCCCGCGCGGCTGGACCAGCCGGTGCGAAAGCAGGTGCAGGCGCAGGTAGACGTCGTGGGCGTCGGCCGGCGCGGTGGCCAGGCTGCCGATCGTGACGCGCACCGCGACGACCTCGACACCGCGGTCGGTGTCCGGGCCGAGCAGCGCGGCCGCGGACTCGCCGAGCAGCTCGGTGGTCTGCTCCGCGGTCAGCCGCTCGGTGCGGCTGGCGCCTGCGTCGACCAGCTTGGGGTGCGGGTACCAGGTGTCCAGCACGGTTCCGTCGGACGTGACGGTGGCCAGCCCGACGCCGACGGCGCCGGTCGTTTCGGGGTCAGGGGTCTGCTCGCTCACGCCGGTCACGGTAGCCGAAGCGGGCCGGATCAACCTGTGGTGGCCAGCTGGTTCACCTTCTGCTTGACCTCGGTCAGCGCGGCCGAGATCGACACGAGCGCCTGCGTGCACGCCCCGCCCGGGGTCGGCACGGTCGTGCAGCCCGCCTGGCGGAACGCGCCGACCGCCTGGTCGATCGCGGTCGCGTCGCGGTCCAGCGGCTGGTTGACCGTCTTGCCCGCTTTCGCCAGCTTGTGCACCGAACCGGCGGTGTTGCCGACCTCGGTGACGTATTTCTCACAGCCCTTGGGCAGCTGCGTCTGCGGTCCGGTGAAGCAGGCGTCGGCCGACAGCGCGTCGAGCTTGGTCGGCAGGGCGTCCGGACCCGGATCGCCGGCGCCAGGGCGGGCTTTCGGCCCGGCCTCGTTGCCGCAGCCGGTGAGGACGAGGGCGAGGAC
The nucleotide sequence above comes from Amycolatopsis sp. AA4. Encoded proteins:
- a CDS encoding FAD-dependent monooxygenase, whose translation is MTVLVAGAGPTGLTLAIELARCGVGVRVVDKAAEYFVGSRGDGLQPRTMEVFEDLGVLDAVLAAGAPPHEMRVYLDGEFTMVRRMAEPVEPTPAVPYPNAWFLGQSQTEGILRDRLAEFGVRVELNTALTGFTQDAEGVTAELSTGETLRVDYLVGADGGKSFVRKALGIAFEGTTDESIRMLLGDVSAEGLDHGSAYWFAKADEPMSGVAFTPLAGTPYFQFASPLGDGDAGTSLSALQEHLDAVSGGGIRLLDLAWSTVWRPNIRLAAAFRKGRVFLAGDAAHVHPPTGGQGLNTGVQDAYNLGWKLADGSPELLDSYEAERRAVAARVLGVSTALLEKYKEGAEDAHERGPETQQLDLTYRGGPLSPAGTGALQPGDRAPDAPLVDANGKSVRLFELFQGPHATELVFGDGPLGTEHPAYRILPKGAAGEFVDAGGHAYAAYEGAPGKRVLVRPDGYVWSVS
- a CDS encoding CHAD domain-containing protein, with translation MTSEATSRRRTPEPTTPAALGLPAEPAKAGPEAPAAAHVRAKLDHELRELLSREPGTRAGTDPEDLHQMRVAQRRMRSVLKSTGALIGPTAEPVRADLGWLGQVLGEVRDYDVLIGHLREVIAEFDVRDQPAGRRLVSRFVSERTTARRRLNRALSSPRYATLLQSIAQLSRAAEHEIDETPSEKPGLAADVRKPYRKLARAVAALPPNPPDDDLHALRIHGKKLRYTAELARSAAKKKQAGKLSELIKATRKFQTVLGDHQDAVFAAEKVRGVLTDADAEVGFVAGRIVEHELAKRARARDTWLDVWHRIEAAEHAVS
- the dapD gene encoding 2,3,4,5-tetrahydropyridine-2,6-dicarboxylate N-succinyltransferase gives rise to the protein MSEQTPDPETTGAVGVGLATVTSDGTVLDTWYPHPKLVDAGASRTERLTAEQTTELLGESAAALLGPDTDRGVEVVAVRVTIGSLATAPADAHDVYLRLHLLSHRLVQPRGQSLDGIFGLLANVVWTSHGPCPVEGFEQTRLRLRSRGAVAVYGVDKFPRMVDYVLPTGVRIADADRVRLGAHLASGTTVMHEGFVNYNAGTLGASMVEGRISAGVVVGDGSDVGGGASIMGTLSGGGTEVISIGERCLIGANGGAGISLGDDSVIEAGLYVTAGTKVEVDGKTVKARELSGISGAVFRRNSATGAVEVVPRGGVGIQLNEALHAN